A window of Ursus arctos isolate Adak ecotype North America unplaced genomic scaffold, UrsArc2.0 scaffold_16, whole genome shotgun sequence genomic DNA:
gggctgggggcgggggccgtGGCAGAGCCACCCCTCcactgtgcgtgtgcgtgtgtatgcgtgtgtatgcgtgtgcgtgtgtatgcgtgtgtgtgtgtgtgtgtgtttctagggATCTGCTCTCGCCTGGGGCCAGGCCATGCTGACCCCCCCTTtatcctgcccctgccccccagacaCACGCACAGAAACCGGCCCCGTGGGCTCCGAAGCAGGCATGACCCCAGCAAGTAAGGGCTCCGGGACCGAACAGGACGTTGGGGGCACAGGGTGGGtttgagcagagggagagcacacgtTCCCTCGTGTCTGCGGGGACAAAGGGAGGGTCCCCAGCAGGTACGTGTAGATAGGGCATCAAGGGAGCCCGTGTGGCCAGCCTGGCCTCGGGATGCACGATGGCCCGATGGCCAGGTCGAGGTCAGGGCTGGTCGGGGTCATGAGCGTGGTCCCTGAGGCCACTGGTCCGAGGGATGTTAAGGAAGGTGTTGCATACATCCGATGTCCAGTGCTGGagtctcccccgccccctgctctgctcccccTTTCTCAGCAGCCTGGTCACTGCCCGCGGCCACCACCGCAGCCTTCCGCCGCTGTCGTGGCAGAATCCAGGTCCAGTGTACAGAAAGCCCCGTGGCCCTCCTGCCTCTGGGCTTTGGTGCTTCACACAAAACAGCTGCAGAAGCCCCTGCAGGGGCCGAGGACTCCCAGGTGCTATCTTCCAGCGGAGGCAGCCAGGTGGGGGCCGACGTGCCACGCTCCTTTGGTGCAGGGCTCAGCGCTCCCCACTGCTGGCCACTCAGGtccctttggggcgcctgggctcTTTGTTCCGCGTGCACTTCCTTGGGGAGCCCGGGGGCGGCCCCGTCCCCTCGGCTCTGCCGTCCTTCGTGCCCAGGCCACTCCTGCTGACCCCCTCCTGGGCGCCCTTGCCTTGTTGCTGCTAACACTGGAGGTGGTGACCCTGACTGCCGTGTGCTGCTCACACCTCCCCACGTGGGTAACCAAACTTTTTAAGTCGTCAGAGACATATTTGAGGTAGTTACATACAATTACTTTGTTTGGCATTATTTTTCCGACGTGACGAAACCTAGCGTTGTCTTTCCTTTAGCTTGTCAGTCCTGTTGTCTCTGTAGAGGAGCTCACCGCCTCTTTACGACTCTGGTTTTTTCTGAGTGGAAAGCAAGGGCCCTGCGGTGAGGACCCTGCCCTGGGCCGCAGGACCCGCACTGGTCTGTCCCCTTCCCCGGTAAGGCTGTTCCCGACCACACTTCACTACTCAGACATTCCGTCCTGCGCCCGCACGGCTCAGGGGCAGGCGGGGCCCATCGCGCACGGGCTCCTCGGGGGCTCAGCGCGAGCCCCGCTGAAGACAGTGTTCTTACGTTCTCTTTTTCCATGGCCTGTAAGCTTCTACCAGGCTGTAGTCGTCGTGTCACAGCTATTCTTTTTAGGTGGAAAAAGGAGAATCCCACAAGCCCCTAACTTAGGTTCCAGTGGCGGCCTGGAGCGCTCGGCTCCGCGGCTGCTGTGGGGACCTTCTGTGCTTGTCTTCAGTACCGTCAGTTAGAGGCCGCGCACGGAGCTGTCCGCCGGCCGCCCGCACGCCTGTCCTCCGTGGGGACGTGGGGAGCCCTTGCGGGCTGCGCTGCCCGCTCTTCCTGAcaccggggggagggggcgaggccAGCGCAAGGGGCTCTGGGACACACTTCCCTTGCTGCCTTCACCAGTGAGGCCCCGGGCTGCACCCCTCCCAGGGCCCTCCGAACTGTGTACCTCCCTGACTTTCTGACCCCTTTTCTAAACAGACCTACTTTCTTATAAATGTATTTGGAAACCAGACCTTTGCTACCAACAGTGTCTCTGGGTTTGTACTGGTCCCACCGCTCAGGCCGTCCTGCCCACACCCTGGGCCACCTCTGCCTCCGCACTCAGGACATCTCGCTCTTTCTGACCCGCTCGCTCCCTGCTCTGGACCACCCTTGCTGACCTTTCTGGGGGGGTCGCTGTCAGTGCCACAGGGGCATTCTCTTCCTTAAAACCAATACTGTACTGGAAAACCAAGggccccactcctgccccccaAGCTCGCCAGGCGTGCTGCGCAGGCTCGCCCGCCCACGCAGTTTGCCGCCGATGGAGCCGGACACATCCCCTCTCAGGAGGCGTGGAGGGAAAAGACGTGTAATGAAGGGTTTTTTTACgtgactggtttttttttttaaatcaatgtttaaactaataaatatttttttatgaagaGGAAAGGTGTAGATTACATTTCACgttttgtacttttttgtttgtgtctGTCTGTATTTTGGTGTTTGCAACACCAAAGTGGAAAATGCAGTCCATTGAGTGGTGAGTTcttcggggtggggggcagggagcccgtACGACTTTTGTATCAAGCTCTGGATCCCGACCAGGTTGTGAATTTGGACTCTGGGTTTTGGGGAACAGTCATAACACTGCCAGGACTGAATAGGGACCTCGACTCGAGACACGGCTACTCCTTCCAACTTTGcacatcttcctttttaaaaaagaaactctgaGAAAATGCAGAAACTGGAACTTTTTGCAATATGATGAAAGATAATCTTATTTTCGCTCATTCTGTGACATGTGCAACGCTTAAGAAAGCCATACTTACtggttgttttttagattctatattgTGTTTTGTACGTGGCCCTTTCAGAACTACTTGTAGTGAGGGTGCTGTGTGtgcttttcttaaatatttattttttcaacatgCTTTCAACCtgtcaacaaaaacaaaaaacagacaaaaaagggcagtgtttgaaaattgttttttttttccccttggggaTAATCTATATTATATCAACTTTATATTATCATAAACCTGTGTTTGTATTGGAGATGTGTTTAATATTTGGGAGAAGAGACTTGGGTGACGGGTTGGCAGAAAATCGCAGCTGTTGCGGTCTGCAGCCACAGGGCAGGTGGCCGGGGCGAGCTCTGGGCCCGCCTGGGGGTCTCCTTCCTGTGACCGGTCAGCTTCCACCTTCTTGCAAAGCTTCCACTTTCAATAAACTGGGAAATTGCTGCTCAAGCCGACGCCTCACGCGTGTTTCACAGTGTCCCCTCCTCCCGTGTCAGGGCCTCCCCGGTctgcccacccaccacccctgccTATGGCAGGGTCTCAGTTCCCCCCAGGAGGCAGACATGGCTTCTGGAAAAACCccaaatctttaatttttctccttgcCTGGTGCGGCCCAGACTCGAGACACCTGAGCTTCGCAAACATGATACAAACGTCAGCCCCCGGGGCCCTCGGACCATCGGGTTAAGTGCGGGCGGGGGGCCCCTCCCTGACACCCCTCAAAGTGCATCACAGACTGGCCCCCATGTGGCCCTGAAGTGGGCCCATCAGCACCCTGACAAGTCCACGGGCTGACAGGCAGGGAGGGCGGCCACCCCCAGGGACCCCGGGCCAAGGGGACAGCCGTGAGGTTTGGCTTTAGTGCAAAAGGCTGGTTTCTTCAGAGGCACTTTGAGTGGTGGGACCCCCCCCATACCTCTGGGGGTCCAGGGTCACCAACTTCCCCCACCATTAAAAAGTAGACCCTGCCGCGGGAGGAGCCccgggccgggggccgggggtaGCTTATTGTCTCCTCTAGAGTGCTGGAGAGCGGCGCAGCGGCCGGGGCGCGTGCTCAGTCCAGGAAGCGCTGGCACGCCTTCTTCCAGCGGCAGGCCGTGCACCACAGGTCCCGGTGGTCCATGCCGTACACCTTCCGGCACTTCTTGGCCTCACCCCGGGGCTTCCTGGGGGGACACAGAGGAGACACGGGCTGACGCTAGGCTGGCACGCTCCCTGCCAGACGCCGGCCCTGGCCCCTCGACACGTACGCACCTCGGGCTGGCACCAAGCTTGGAGGGCAGGGTTGGCACACAGGTCCTGATCGTGGTGGGCTGTGGCTCCAGGCGGATGGGGGCCAGGCAGCCCTGAGAGGAGACACAGCTGTGTCCTCTCCCCCATCCCGAGCACCCCGAGACTCACCCTGAGCTGCTGCCCGTGGCTTCACCCACCTGGTAGGTGTCGTCACCGTGGCACACCTCATGGGGTGCCGCGGAGCTCAGCACGGGGACCGGGGGCAGGGCCAGTGGGCGCAGCAGGCTGGACAGGGTCGGGGGCTCCGGCAGCTCCAGGCGGGGGAAGGCGGGGGGCGCAGAGGCCGTGGGGGACCCTGGGGACAGGCTGGACAGCCCATCTGTCAGCACATCCACGCCAACATCCAGCTCTGTGTAGTAGAAGTCCTCCTCGCCATCGCTCTGCTCTGGCTCTGCCTGCCGCCTGCCGGGGACACGGCGGGTGGGAGCTGAAGCCTTGGCCCACCTggcttgccccacccccacctgccagcCCCACCGCACCCCAGGTGCACCAGGCGGATGTGTCTCTGCATCCCGGAGGCCGTGCTCAGCACCTTCCCACACCGCTTCCACAGACACTGGAACAGGACCTGCACTGAGCTCTGGGTGACAAGGGCTGGTGGTCAGGCGTGGCCGCTGCGTCCACCCCGCCCTGAGGGCTGCCTCAGGCTCACCTTCCTCTTCCTTGGGGCGGGTTCCCCAAATAGGAAATGGGCTGCCTCAGAGGGCAGTGGGGGTGACGGGGTAGATGGAGAGGACCGGTCACTGGCCGGGTCCCAGCCCCAGTCtgcgctgctgctgctgctgcagctgccCGGGGGCCGCGCCGGGGCCTCCTTCCAGGGCTCCAGGCCAGGCTCTGTGGGGACACAGCGGCACCCGCGTTAGGACTCGCAGTGGCCCCACCTGTTCGCCTGGTTACAGGCAAGCGAAGGCTCTGGGAAAGCAGCGGCCCTCACTCCCCAGCTCAGGGcgggacacacagacacatcctGTGTGGGGAGATGCCTGGCCAGCCAGGTGGAAATGGAGAGGTCGCAAGCCTGCAGACCTGGGACACTGTGGCTTTGGCCTCAGTGAGAGGCACTGGGGGTCCTGATGTCTGTTTCAGGCCTCAAGAGGTCTGTTTAGAAGGTGCTGTTCCAGGCAAAGGGGTTCTGCTTGCCCCAAGGGGTGGGCAACTACAAGGTCCGGATACACAGTGGTCTTGCCCTCCCTACCCAGGCCCAGTGTCTCAGTCTCACCTGGGCTACAGGCTGCAGCTGGGGCCCCCAGCAGGAGGGGGCTGGTGGACAGACTCGTGAGGGCAGCTGCAGCCATGACCTCATCCAGTCGGGATTTTCCTGGGGGGGCTCTGGAAGAGATGTGGGTGGCATCCAGCAAGTacttccagcccctcccctggcccagcaCACGTGCAGGCCTGGGCacttgtgtgtgtggggggggtgccagctccctccctccaggcACTGGGCTGGAGGCCCGTCTCCACCCCCAGCTCGGGTTACAGAGCCCCAAATCTCCAGGAACCACCAGAAacagggcctgggctggggtctTCCTGCAGCCTTTGTCCCAGGTGGTTCCTTCAGGCCCAGGAGCTGGACAGGGGTCtgaggccccacccccaggccggGCCAGGCCGGGCCAGACCaggcccagcccccccccccccccccaccgcacaGTAACCAGGGTTGTGCAACAGCAGCTGTGGGCCCGCgccaggcctgggagggagggagcagccagCAGCAGCCAGGGGAGACCAGGCTCCAAGCGCAAGCAGGGTCCCCAGGCCCCAACAGGCCAGGCCAGAGCCCGTCTCCACCTGAGAAGCCAGCTCTGGGCGTGGGACACCCAGGAGGGTTTTGGGCAGGGCTAAGAGATGGCAGCCCGGAGCCCTGGGATTCCTGGACCGTCAACCTCACGTCAGCGGGCAGCCTCTACCGCACAGAGACGGACAGGggccccctcccagctctgcgctctggcccccagagctgggggggggCACAAGGGGCAGTATATATTGATAATTTCTGCTCCACTCCTCCAGCGCTCGAGAGTTCCAGAGGGGCGCCGAAACCCTAGGTCGGGGCCCTGACCTGCCCTCCACcaagctcccccacccccgtgggGTGGGGTTCGAGAACGCATGTGCCCGcgccccacccaccacccctgcGCAGACCAACGCACGTGTGCGCACGCCCACCTCGGCCTGGCGCGCGGGACCCTGGCTCACCTCTGCGCTGGCACCGGGATGTGCGCGGACGGCCTCGGGGGCCCTACAGCCGCCCCCGCCCACGTCCCCGGGGCCCCTAGGTCGGCGGCCCGCGGCTCCGGCTCCCGAGGCAGCACGAACGCCAAGCCCGCAAAGCCGCCGCCCACGGCAGGGCCCTGCGGAAGGGGCAGGCTCAGCGCAGGCGGCACGGGggttcccagcccccaccccggaTCCGCTCCGCACCCGCCCCCCAAACCGGCTGCGGCCGGTGGGGACggcgcggccccgcccccggccccgcccccggcccggcgCGGCGGGAAGCGCTCCCGGGCCGCCCGGCCCCGCACTGCCAGGCCCGCGGACACGCGCGGACCGCCACGATCGCCCCGCCCCCGGGGGCCCAAAGTTTGTGCAGCCCCGACGCCATCTTTGCAGCGAGGGAGTTTGGTCGGCGCCCCGCCCCCAGGCGCCCGGTACCTGCGGCGGCGCGGGCACCGATACGGGCGCGACCGCGGGGTCCCGGCCGGCggcacggggcggggggcgccCGCAGCCCGGAACAGGCAGCGGGGGGCGCTCGGCCTCCATGGCCGGCCGGCCGGGTGCCGAGGCTGCAGCGGCGAGGGCGGACGCTCGGGACTCGGCCCCCAGGCCGGGCCGGGCTGGCCGGGCCGCCGACCCCCGCCCTCGATcggccgccgcccgcgccgcgcGGCCCGGAGGCTGCCGGCCGGCCACGCCCCCCTCGCGCGGCTCGCGCGCCCCGCCTCGCGGCCCCGCCCCTGGCGCACGCCCATTGGCTCGCGCGCTGTATCAACATTCCGAGGTGGCCCGCGGCCGGGGCCAGCCGCTCTCCCATTGGCTTGCGCCCCGAGGCCCGGCCCCCGAGCCGGCCGCAGCAGCGCGGCCTGGGGAAAGGGCCCCACTCGCGGCACCGCGAGTGCCTGTTGGCCCCTCGGCCCTGCGGAGCCCGGGGTGCCCGTGCGCCCCCGCCGCCGGGGAAGTCCGGCTTACTCGCGGGTGTGTCTGCGCGCAGAGCTGCCAGATCCGGGGAAGGGGCCGCGTCTCCTTGGCGGGCTTCCCGGGAGCAGGTTATTCTTTAACGCACGACTGCCCACCTACCCCCGTACCTTATGTAACACCAGGGGCTGGGCGGCGGAGCCCTCCCTTAGTGTTCAGGGTCCAAGTCCCACCCTGGGGCGGTCAGCTCGCGGGCCGGCTGCAACACGCGCTAAGACCGACTTGTCCTGGGGACCACCACCCCTAGAGCTTGCCTCCCTTCCCCATACGGCCTTCTGAAACCAGCTGAGCACGGCTTCAGgcgacagggcccaggcaccgcaGGCAGGAGGGTCCTTCCAGACAATCCCCGCAACCTTCCCAGTCTTTCGAGAAAAGTAGGCAGCGAAGCACGGCCgtattcacccccccccccctgcgCTGGGGATTTATTAAGACCTTGGGAGAGGCCAAGAGGCCACTGCAGCCAGGACCCCCAGGGACCTCACAGACTGGAAGCCTTGGGATCTGGACTTCGTGCTGCCAACTTcaggggggcgggggcagggaatGGGGGTTGGGCAGTACTCTGGAAGGAGGAACTCTATACTTGGTTGTCCAAAGcagatggggagtgggagagaccCCTCCCTAGGTTGAGGCTGGGGAAGCCAGGAGCCTCCACGCCCTGCACAGGTGCACTCATGCTAACAGCTAGAGCTGGAGGGCTCCAGGTGCTGGGCAGGCCATCTCCTGGACACTCTCATACACATTTTCCAGCAGTCCATCATCCTTGCCCAGGCCTCTGAGTGGGAGGGTCTCGTAGGATTGGTCACTTCCCAGAGGCGGAATAACTCCCCTGTTCTTGGGGTCCAGCTGGTCTGTGGAAGGTCCTGGGTCCCTCTTTTTAGGCTTCCTGACTCTGGAGTACAGGATGTCCACCTGGGAGAGAGGAAGCCAACCCAAGAGGGGTCAGCACCATCTACTCCTTCAAGGACCTGCACAGCCCTACCCACCCTACCCCATCCACTCCGGTTTACCTGAACAGCTGGGGTCAGCTCGGCCTTCCCCTGACCCAGGCTTTGGGGGCCCTGATCTGTTTCCTTTAGCTTCTGGATACAAGCATACTCAGCCACCTCGGGTCTGGcctcaggcccaggcccaggcctggcATAGCTGCTGGTCAGCCgtgcccctgcccacaccacagGGCTGGCTGCCAGGCTGGCTCTGGGGATTGCAGCCAGCCCCACATTGGAATAGGTGGCCTCCGGGCAGATGGAGGGTGAGGTGGCAGTGGGCATTGCCCAGGGCAGTTCCCAGTGTGAGAAGGCTGCCAGAGGTCTGCTGGTGCCTCTGGACACCTCCAGCCATTGTGGGCGCAGGATATCCATGCTGGCAGGCCTCGGGGCTAGGGGTGGGGTCAAGACAGAGGTTactggggcaggggggcagggaacaattggggagcagcagagcagcCACAGGGTGCAAGCCCTGCCCGCCACCCAGGTCCCACCCCTCCCGGCTCTGCTCACCTCTGCAGCCACTGGGGCCTTGGTGCAGCTCGTGCAGTCTGGTGTCCGACTTGCTGAGGGTGCAGACGTGGTGTCCTCTCAGCAGTGACTGGGGGCAAGGAAGGCTGGTCGGTCCTGTGCTGGTCCCACCCTGGCCCTGGGGACAGCCTGGCACTCACCGCTTCCACGGGCATCGCACCGCCCCGGGGCCTGGCCTGCTGCCTCTGCACCTGCTTCCTGGGGGCAAGAGTCTCATCAGGCCAGGGAGGCAGAGATGTGGGGCCAAAGTGCAGCCTCTGGGGCAAGGCCCAGTAGGGAGTCTCCTGCACGGAGCCAAACCTGCTTGGAGCCCTGCCCCACACCAAAGCCAGGCCAGGGATGGACATACCTGTGACAGGCTGTGCACAGTGTCCACAGCCAGAGGAACAGGGCAAGGCACCCTAGGATCCAGAaggcaggaggggctgagggcaCCTGTGGCCCCATCCTTCAAAGCCACAGGTAAGCCTGGGGGCAAGAAGACATGGCTGCTGGGGGCAGAGAGGCTGGGCACCTACCTGGCAGCCTCCCTGCTGCACCTCAAGCTGCTGGGCAGTCCCCTCCCCCTGGGGTGCTCTGACTCAGCACACAGGAAACCCCAAGGCTCCACGGCCCCCCCTTCCTACAGAAGCATGGCGGTCCAAGCCCTAGCAGCCACCTTCCCACCTCTGGAGGGGGCTCCTACTGACGTGTAAGGAGGTGTGCTCTACGGGGCCCCGTGAGTACCTGAGTGGGCGAGGGTGACCCAAACGGTAGCTGAACGTGGCTgctgagaaggagcaggggagtTGTGAGTAGGCCAAGGGCCTGCTGTGTTCACCGTAGCCTCGACTTGGGACCTAGGGAAGCCCTGAGGTCACACCCTCGGCCCTCTGAGGCACAGGCCACTGTCTCAGGTGATGCCCCCCCCTTCCAGCCATCCACCGAAGAACTTGGTCCCCTGAGGGGCtggaaaggcaggggaggggtcagcaggcagggagaggttGCTTTGGCTCCtgactgcccccaccccacttctcCCCGGCTCTCCACCCCTCCCATCCAACTGTCCGTGCCATCAGACTGTGGTCTCCTTCCTGGGATCTTAGCAGAGCTGCTGGGGTGGGGTGTCTCTGGAGACAGGAGCCAGTCTGCCCAGACCCAGGGAGTGGGCTTACCTCATAGGAGGGTCCAGGCTGGCTAACCTGGTCCTCCCAGACCCCAACCCTCAGCTGCCCCCAGGAGGGCACCATGGGGTCTGGGGACCTGACCAGGCTAGATGCCAGAACAGGCACTTACCACGGCCCCGCGCGCAGCGTCTCTTCATCAGCCCCGTCTGGAGCAGGCCCAGCGGCTTGGGCACCCTGCGAGGCGTCTCTGTGCCGCCCTCCGCTGAGCGCCCCacctcacttcctgtctctgcaTCTCCCTGCATCTCCCCACGCAGCCACTCAACGCTCTGCTGACATGGCTCCTGCCACAGCCCTGGGTGAGGTCTAGACATCACTCGGCAGGAGTACACGGCACGCTGGCACTGCTCCCAGAGCCTAACTCACGTGTGTCCACCCTCACGCTGGCGTGGACACAAGCACAGCACGGGAACTGGGCGGTCTCGGGGCCACCAAACCCTCGGACTATATCCCAGGCTTTCAGACTTCCAAACCCAACCCATGAGGTCTTCCTGCCTCATTAACAGTGCTTCCCAAGGACTCACTACTCGCCACGACCCCCTCCCACTGCTGCGGCATCAAGTTCCACACATTTGTGGGGGTCAGGCAATACGGGGGGCACGCTAAGCTCTGACCCTCCTCAGAGCTGCTGGCAAAGCCCCGTCCAAGACAGCAAAGAGAATGCCAGTCCTTTGGGCCCTCCGCCTCTGGGCAGGGGGCAGCGGCCTCACTTAGGGCCCTTCCAGCCCGGCCCCATGGCCCAGTGCAGAGACCCCTCCAGCCCCAAAGACCCCACAAGCCAGTTGAGCCTTCACTGAAAGACACAACACAAGCACTTTAATGTCCTAGCTAAGGAGACCCCTAAGACACTGGCAGGTGGGCTCAACGGGCAAGTAAGTGTCCAGAAGTGACCCCTGCAGCCCCATATCCATTCAGCAGTGTCCACACGCCCTAGGCCAGCAAGAAGGCTTGCCGCAGGGGTTAGTCTGGGAGCAGGCCAGCCCCTCTGCCAGTGGCATCTAGTTGCTGGGTGACAGCGAGTCTTCCAGAGGGAGGCCAGGCGCTGGGGTCCCTGAGCTCTGTCCACTGCGTGCACGGGGGCTCTAGAACTCAGTCATCTTCTTGTGGGTGTCCGCTTTCCTCTGCTCGCGCTGCAGGCCTGCCTCCTGCGCCTGGAGCTGCCCCAACTCCCGCTGGGCTCCCGCCAGCCTCTCCTGCAGCTGGGCTGCCGTCACACTGTGCCTAGAGAGGAGCCTGGCATTCAGGGTGGGTTGCTGGGCCACTGGCACGAAGCCCCCACACTGCTGTGGCCGCTGCCCATCCTCCTCCAAGCAGCCAGCCCCTCCTCGGATAGCTACTACCCTCGGGTCAGTGCAAGTTCCTACAGGGGAACCGGGGGCTGGGTGCCCACAGCAGGGCTGAAGGTATTGCCACCCTGGGgtctgccctctgcctggagttTGGCCCCACACATACCGGCCGGTGTTTCGGGCAAGGGCCTTCTGGATGCCCCGGATGTCCCGCTGGGTTTGCTCGATCTTCTTCTCCGTCTGGAAGAGCTGCAGGCTCAGGGCCCGCTTGGCACTCTTGCTGGCATGGTACATTTCCTtactgctcctcctccctgggggGGCCACCCTAGCCTCCAGGGCCCCAGGCGCCCGGCACTGCAGCTTTTCGTTCAGAAAGTCAAATACATTTCGGGGGGGCGGGCGTGCGCCCCCACGCCCCTGGCATTTCGGGGGCCTCTGGgcgccaggctccctgccccgGGTCCTCTTCTGCAGGATCTCTGCGCACTGGTCCAGAGATTTCCCTCGAGGCAGCACCACAGCGTGGATGGGCTCCACCCGGCCCTCCGCGTGTCGGCCCAGACCTGGGGGTGCACAGGGCTGGCACTCCTGCTGCCGGACCCCAGTGGGGCTGTggcggccccctcccctccccagggcagcaCACACTCACCCTTGCCAAACTCGTAGCCCATCTTGGCAAGGAGTCTGGAGCCGATGCCCCGTGTGTGCACCTCCCAGCCAGCGAAAGCGGAGCTGCAGGTCCCGTGGTCAGCAGCACTGGGTTCCACCACTGCAGGAAAGAGGGCAGCGGCTCGGCCCCACCAGATGGGGAGCACCCCGGCTTCAGCCCGTGTTAGCCCAGGAGCTCAGCTCTGGCCCAGGCCATGAAGCCTTGCACCTTGGGCTCTCCATCAATTGCCCAGACCTGTTGTTGGCACGTGACTATAAGGCTGAACTCAGG
This region includes:
- the LIME1 gene encoding lck-interacting transmembrane adapter 1; the protein is MGPQVPSAPPAFWILGCLALFLWLWTLCTACHRKQVQRQQARPRGGAMPVEASLLRGHHVCTLSKSDTRLHELHQGPSGCRAPRPASMDILRPQWLEVSRGTSRPLAAFSHWELPWAMPTATSPSICPEATYSNVGLAAIPRASLAASPVVWAGARLTSSYARPGPGPEARPEVAEYACIQKLKETDQGPQSLGQGKAELTPAVQVDILYSRVRKPKKRDPGPSTDQLDPKNRGVIPPLGSDQSYETLPLRGLGKDDGLLENVYESVQEMACPAPGALQL
- the SLC2A4RG gene encoding SLC2A4 regulator, encoding MEAERPPLPVPGCGRPPPRAAGRDPAVAPVSVPAPPQGPAVGGGFAGLAFVLPREPEPRAADLGAPGTWAGAAVGPPRPSAHIPVPAQRAPPGKSRLDEVMAAAALTSLSTSPLLLGAPAAACSPEPGLEPWKEAPARPPGSCSSSSSADWGWDPASDRSSPSTPSPPLPSEAAHFLFGEPAPRKRKSSVQVLFQCLWKRCGKVLSTASGMQRHIRLVHLGRQAEPEQSDGEEDFYYTELDVGVDVLTDGLSSLSPGSPTASAPPAFPRLELPEPPTLSSLLRPLALPPVPVLSSAAPHEVCHGDDTYQGCLAPIRLEPQPTTIRTCVPTLPSKLGASPRKPRGEAKKCRKVYGMDHRDLWCTACRWKKACQRFLD